The Huiozyma naganishii CBS 8797 chromosome 1, complete genome genome window below encodes:
- the ATG21 gene encoding Atg21p (similar to Saccharomyces cerevisiae ATG21 (YPL100W); ancestral locus Anc_8.580): protein MRALRFNQDATCCVVEEARSVSIYNCDPFGKCFDMAGELGGDTDGGDTGSGDCVVEMLFATSLVAVAENAAGRQGKLKIVNTKRRSTICELVFPHEIVDVVMNRKRMCILLADDKLHIYDISCMKPLDTLDLWEDRGNWSSTPGAGGETAFQGTHTLIKKQLGRTQDGGSGGGGNTGSRGRYPPRMALSTDDRSILCFTAYHTAKNDPQNTLLRDIVVYDALNVRPVNYLNSVHRGNIACLAVDHSGQLIATGSERGTILRVFRTGVDKEFYSQEPLMREFRRGNRPCHLRQLTFNRAATLLXXXXXXQLKQFLSKHIRASIPNQNLQRDFAHIAVREGTGYILGFPDEFPNQVYLAGDDASFNVYSLPATRGQCVLMNTNKFVS, encoded by the coding sequence ATGAGGGCACTGCGGTTTAACCAGGATGCGACGTGCTGTGTGGTGGAAGAGGCGCGCAGTGTGAGTATCTACAACTGCGACCCGTTCGGGAAGTGTTTTGACATGGCAGGGGAGCTTGGTGGTGACACTGACGGTGGTGACACTGGCAGTGGTGACTGCGTCGTGGAGATGTTGTTTGCGACGAGTCTGGTGGCTGTGGCGGAGAATGCTGCCGGTCGGCAGGGGAAGCTCAAGATCGTGAACACGAAGAGACGGTCGACGATCTGTGAGTTGGTGTTCCCGCACGAGATTGTAGACGTCGTTATGAACAGGAAGCGTATGTGTATACTGCTTGCGGACGACAAGCTGCACATCTACGATATCTCATGCATGAAACCTTTGGATACGCTCGATCTGTGGGAGGACCGTGGCAATTGGTCTTCTACCCccggtgctggtggtgaGACCGCTTTTCAGGGCACGCACACTTTGATTAAGAAACAGTTGGGCCGCACTCAAGAtggtggtagtggtggtggtggtaacaCTGGGTCGCGGGGGAGGTACCCGCCAAGGATGGCGCTCAGCACGGACGACAGGAGCATCCTGTGCTTCACGGCGTACCACACGGCGAAGAATGACCCGCAGAACACTCTACTCCGAGATATAGTCGTCTATGATGCGCTGAACGTACGGCCCGTCAATTACTTGAACAGTGTGCATAGGGGGAACATCGCGTGTCTCGCTGTAGACCACAGTGGACAACTTATCGCTACGGGCTCCGAGAGGGGCACAATCCTTAGAGTGTTCCGTACTGGGGTAGATAAAGAGTTCTACTCGCAGGAACCGCTCATGAGGGAGTTCCGCCGCGGGAACAGGCCTTGTCACCTGCGGCAGCTCACTTTCAACCGCGCTGCAACTCTACTCNNNNNNNNNNNNNNNNNNCAATTGAAACAGTTCCTGTCGAAACACATCAGGGCAAGCATCCCGAATCAGAACCTGCAGAGAGACTTCGCACACATCGCCGTCCGCGAGGGTACGGGCTACATCCTTGGGTTCCCTGACGAGTTCCCGAACCAGGTGTACCTCGCGGGGGACGACGCATCCTTCAACGTGTACTCTCTACCGGCTACACGTGGGCAGTGCGTCCTCATGAACACAAACAAGTTCGTCTCATAG
- the MSY1 gene encoding tyrosine--tRNA ligase MSY1 (similar to Saccharomyces cerevisiae MSY1 (YPL097W); ancestral locus Anc_8.577): MTAVRVGVRRYVRSALEECRLRGLVAQVSAREEVLLENVRRRPQMVKLYCGVDPTARSVHLGNLVPLMVLLNFYVRGSPVVNIVGGATGKVGDPSGRTTERSAMSSSVREDNVSAISQQLKTFFKRGAEYYAKRQGLQGALKGVPAGHTVVNNLTWWQDVNMLDFLARYGGHIRVQAMLARDSVSSRLAQPQTGLGFNEFTYQILQAYDFYHLYTEQGVSVQVGGNDQWGNITAGIDLIERVRAETARGESKKATSLPATAITCPLLTTSSGQKFGKSAGNAVFIDKSINTPYDIYQFFYNTEDADVERFLKIFTLLPLEQIATVMATHRASAHGANRTDHAGVRGYGTDPVGLRTRRDAQMVSDIVFGKGQGAAAENRDLSLLFKKAGILTEVPRDRATPLELVTRVLQCSKTEAKRKLDQGAVYWGPGRLALPPTSAHDAIDWDEHLLNPQVLLVRVGKQRCFPVKLV; the protein is encoded by the coding sequence ATGACTGCGGTACGTGTTGGTGTGCGTCGGTACGTTCGGAGTGCGCTGGAGGAGTGTCGGTTGCGTGGGCTCGTGGCACAGGTGTCCGCTCGCGAGGAGGTGCTTCTGGAGAACGTGAGACGGCGACCACAGATGGTAAAGTTGTACTGTGGGGTGGACCCGACGGCGCGGTCCGTTCATTTGGGGAACCTCGTGCCTCTCATGGTACTGTTGAACTTCTACGTGCGCGGTTCTCCCGTGGTGAACATCGTCGGCGGTGCGACGGGGAAAGTCGGTGACCCAAGTGGGAGGACCACGGAGCGGTCCGCGATGAGCAGTTCTGTACGGGAGGACAACGTATCTGCGATTTCGCAGCAATTGAAGACGTTCTTCAAGCGTGGGGCAGAATACTATGCCAAGCGACAGGGCCTACAGGGAGCCCTGAAGGGAGTGCCCGCGGGACACACCGTCGTGAACAATCTGACTTGGTGGCAGGACGTCAACATGCTGGACTTCCTCGCACGGTACGGGGGACACATCCGTGTCCAGGCGATGCTCGCAAGGGACAGCGTCTCGTCGAGGCTCGCGCAGCCGCAGACAGGGCTCGGATTCAACGAGTTCACGTATCAGATCCTACAGGCGTACGACTTCTACCACTTGTACACGGAACAAGGTGTGTCCGTGCAAGTCGGCGGGAACGACCAGTGGGGGAACATCACCGCTGGGATCGATCTCATCGAACGTGTCCGTGCGGAGACCGCGCGTGGAGAGAGCAAGAAGGCTACGAGTTTGCCAGCAACGGCGATTACTTGCCCACTCCTCACGACAAGTTCGGGGCAAAAGTTCGGGAAGAGCGCAGGGAACGCAGTGTTCATCGACAAGAGCATCAACACCCCGTACGACATTTACCAGTTCTTCTACAACACTGAGGACGCGGATGTCGAACGGTTTCTCAAGATCTTCACGCTGCTCCCACTGGAGCAGATCGCCACGGTCATGGCCACGCACCGTGCGTCCGCCCACGGCGCGAATCGGACAGACCACGCTGGCGTACGAGGCTACGGAACTGATCCAGTGGGGTTGAGGACGCGACGGGACGCACAGATGGTTTCTGATATCGTATTCGGCAAGGGCCAGGGGGCCGCCGCGGAGAACAGAGACCTCTCCcttttgttcaagaaggcTGGGATCCTCACAGAAGTTCCCCGGGACCGTGCGACGCCATTAGAGCTCGTCACACGAGTATTACAGTGTTCCAAGACCGAGGCGAAGCGGAAACTCGACCAGGGAGCCGTTTACTGGGGGCCCGGCAGGCTCGCGCTCCCCCCCACTTCAGCACACGATGCAATTGACTGGGATGAACACCTGCTGAACCCACAGGTGCTCCTAGTCCGCGTGGGCAAGCAACGGTGCTTCCCTGTCAAGTTGGTGTAA
- the INA17 gene encoding Ina17p (similar to Saccharomyces cerevisiae YPL099C; ancestral locus Anc_8.579) produces the protein MTFESDESWTRSTSGDGRTRVAVVLAQCTLAMTPLRRAVALGVARGRVRLLSMARTPRTLDELAHMDTLEGVDPQVVQRLILDRSRELEGLQRGGRGPLRMYVRPAWVVFLMASSCYMAWQWVWWSREYERRELQLAGRVRELESILEETLSRSKHNDKQPWYRRLLTRT, from the coding sequence ATGACCTTTGAAAGTGACGAAAGTTGGACCCGCTCGACATCTGGGGACGGACGGACTAGGGTTGCAGTGGTACTAGCCCAGTGTACATTGGCGATGACCCCCCTGCGGCGTGCTGTTGCGCTTGGAGTGGCGCGTGGACGTGTTCGGCTGCTGAGCATGGCCCGGACACCGAGGACGCTTGACGAGTTGGCACACATGGACACGCTCGAAGGCGTGGACCCTCAGGTCGTACAGCGGCTGATTCTGGACCGGTCGAGGGAGTTGGAGGGCCTGCAGCGGGGTGGGAGGGGACCGCTGCGGATGTACGTCCGCCCCGCGTGGGTCGTGTTCCTGATGGCGTCGTCCTGCTACATGGCGTGGCAGTGGGTGTGGTGGTCTCGGGAGTACGAACGGAGGGAGTTGCAACTCGCTGGGAGGGTCCGTGAGTTGGAGAGCATACTCGAGGAGACACTCTCCCGAAGCAAACATAACGACAAACAACCTTGGTACAGAAGGCTTCTGACGAGAACTTGA
- the PNG1 gene encoding peptide-N4-(N-acetyl-beta-glucosaminyl)asparagine amidase (similar to Saccharomyces cerevisiae PNG1 (YPL096W); ancestral locus Anc_8.575), translating to MDSGDVYGTAAAMFLERYKELVVSLFQRRIGSPDRSSRFAAVVQRCQFAKEIVQTSRRLCHVYDNPMWQSAVLDTFDLDLIYGNVDRMVQNSEAEYTDNLVKELLRYFKQDFFTWCDKPKCPQCGTNEHQEIQGAVGPTAEESQSDCGTVELYRCTQCQEQTRFPGTNDPVKLLQTRTGRCGEWCNVFTLVLKAFGLPTRYVVNMEDHVWCEYFSKNLSRWVHVDSCEQSFDQPYIYSKNWNKKMSYCIAYGDSGVEDVSEKYILQNALPRDRISEGDLQFVCASLTDQLRQGRSSAELYKLFCMDEQDRFHSGAHRAGHDSAAVETGRQSGSKEWTTMRNENGQ from the coding sequence ATGGATTCCGGAGACGTGTACggtactgctgctgcgatGTTTCTCGAAAGGTACAAAGAACTCGTCGTTTCGTTGTTCCAGAGGCGAATTGGGTCCCCGGACAGGTCCTCCCGGTTTGCAGCGGTAGTTCAACGGTGCCAATTCGCTAAAGAGATCGTGCAGACAAGCCGCAGACTGTGCCATGTGTACGACAACCCGATGTGGCAGTCTGCCGTGCTGGATACTTTCGACCTGGACTTGATATACGGTAACGTGGACCGCATGGTTCAAAATAGCGAGGCGGAGTACACGGACAACCTCGTCAAAGAGCTTCTACGGTACTTCAAGCAGGACTTCTTTACCTGGTGCGACAAGCCCAAGTGCCCCCAGTGCGGGACCAACGAGCACCAAGAAATCCAAGGTGCCGTGGGCCCCACGGCAGAGGAGTCCCAGTCTGACTGTGGGACCGTGGAACTGTACCGTTGCACTCAGTGCCAGGAGCAGACGCGGTTCCCCGGTACCAACGACCCGGTGAAGCTGTTGCAGACGAGGACCGGGCGGTGCGGGGAGTGGTGCAACGTGTTTACACTTGTGTTGAAGGCGTTTGGCTTGCCCACGCGGTACGTGGTCAACATGGAGGACCACGTCTGGTGCGAGTACTTCTCGAAAAACTTGTCCCGGTGGGTTCACGTCGACAGCTGCGAGCAGTCGTTCGACCAGCCGTACATCTACAgcaagaactggaacaagAAGATGTCGTATTGCATCGCGTACGGTGACTCTGGTGTCGAGGACGTGAGCGAGAAGTACATACTGCAGAATGCTTTGCCCAGGGACCGCATTTCCGAGGGGGACTTACAGTTTGTGTGTGCGTCCCTTACAGATCAGTTGCGGCAGGGCCGTAGTTCTGCGGAATTGTACAAACTGTTCTGCATGGACGAGCAAGATCGTTTCCACTCGGGAGCCCACCGTGCGGGCCACGATTCTGCAGCTGTGGAGACGGGCAGACAGAGCGGGTCCAAAGAGTGGACCACGATGAGAAACGAAAACGGACAGTAG
- the SEC62 gene encoding Sec63 complex subunit SEC62 (similar to Saccharomyces cerevisiae SEC62 (YPL094C); ancestral locus Anc_8.572), whose protein sequence is MSSNPQSPMMVAKLVRWNKELKQRKGLFQGTTVDFFRYKRFIRALHSEEYTKKSRNQPDLYPPVDPAKSVQEDTQARDLFVILIQSRIVLPVTKLHSEELAKHDLKPNKDHPHLAPTDKAILQPDVYFMWNFNPKTWRELFTVVGIVAALLTLVCYPLWPRSMRRGTYYISLGAMWLLLAFFAIALIRLVLAVLSYPLCKNNMFWLFPNFFEDCGVIESFKPLYGFGDKETYSYIKKQERAKKRLLKKQKMAEKQAPIAEKQAPIVEKQTPKLEEIPDEGN, encoded by the coding sequence ATGTCTTCTAATCCTCAGAGTCCCATGATGGTGGCCAAACTGGTCCGCTGGAATAAGGAATTGAAGCAGAGGAAGGGACTTTTCCAGGGCACTACAGTCGATTTCTTCCGGTACAAGCGGTTCATCAGGGCGTTGCACTCTGAAGAATACACCAAGAAGTCTCGTAACCAGCCGGACTTGTACCCGCCCGTGGACCCTGCCAAGTCCGTCCAAGAAGACACGCAGGCGCGCGACCTCTTCGTTATCTTGATCCAGTCCAGGATCGTGCTCCCAGTCACGAAGTTACATTCTGAGGAACTCGCAAAGCACGATTTGAAACCAAATAAGGATCACCCACATTTGGCGCCCACAGATAAAGCTATCCTCCAACCAGACGTGTACTTCATGTGGAACTTCAACCCGAAAACATGGCGTGAACTGTTCACCGTCGTTGGAATCGTTGCTGCGTTGCTCACCCTGGTGTGCTACCCGCTATGGCCAAGATCGATGAGAAGAGGCACGTACTACATCTCCTTGGGGGCCATGTGGTTGCTCTTGGCGTTCTTTGCCATCGCACTGATCAGACTCGTCCTAGCGGTGCTGTCGTACCCACTGTGCAAAAACAATATGTTCTGGCTGTTCCCCAACTTCTTCGAGGATTGCGGTGTCATTGAAAGTTTCAAACCACTGTACGGGTTCGGCGATAAGGAAACGTACTCGTACATCAAGAAACAGGAGAGAGCAAAGAAGAGACTGCttaagaaacagaaaatgGCAGAGAAGCAAGCTCCAATTGCAGAAAAGCAAGCCCCAATCGTAGAGAAACAGACTCCAAAATTGGAAGAGATTCCCGACGAGGGCAATTGA
- the ELP4 gene encoding Elongator subunit ELP4 (similar to Saccharomyces cerevisiae ELP4 (YPL101W); ancestral locus Anc_8.581), with product MSFRKRGEVLNGRNGVGGVRGIPTGRGLPRRPGGIPTRTADVAAELSQLDIRGGESPLAGHVGVRPSPLSANLVTSTGCGDLDKILGHMGLPLGSSLLVEEETTTDFSSVLCKMYAAQSVVYARAAVSQGATSREEQGTHLVVLSGNADFARELPGVYQGSRRDVKKTRIAEEESKLSVQNLNDDTPQRTPTRYTDLKIAWKYKLADERGQEGGKLPEQGPGDYTAQFDITTRMIPAASVPGEITMINPVQQSVQTVLAQLEAVLQRHRGSLVRILAPQFLHPAAYPPGAFAPSYAVALVHGLQSTLRKHSGQCVLMASTPRDILSPMLACQIENLFDGVIDLDPFPQDMLQYLEKIYRAQPGKVQHGLLHVTKLPVLSAYGEMHERRSHWAFKNGKKRFEIEEWSIPVDDDAAGETPAASTSSSTASPTASTAASTTDRPAQSTKHSIEY from the coding sequence ATGTCGTTTCGGAAGCGTGGAGAGGTTCTCAATGGTCGGAacggtgttggtggtgttaGGGGCATCCCCACTGGTCGCGGTTTGCCCCGGAGACCTGGCGGTATTCCCACCAGAACCGCTGACGTTGCCGCCGAATTGAGTCAATTGGATATTCGTGGTGGTGAGAGTCCACTTGCAGGGCATGTTGGTGTCAGGCCATCCCCGCTTAGTGCAAACCTTGTGACTTCTACCGGGTGTGGTGATCTGGACAAGATCCTTGGGCACATGGGGCTTCCCCTTGGGTCTTCCTTGCTtgtggaggaggagacgACTACTGATTTCAGTTCTGTGCTGTGCAAGATGTACGCCGCGCAGAGTGTGGTGTATGCCCGTGCGGCGGTCTCCCAGGGCGCAACGTCCCGCGAGGAGCAGGGGACACACCTGGTGGTTTTGTCTGGGAACGCAGATTTCGCAAGAGAGCTTCCTGGAGTGTACCAAGGTTCACGGAGGGACGTGAAGAAGACCCGGATCGCTGAGGAGGAGTCCAAACTGTCCGTGCAAAATTTGAACGACGACACCCCACAACGGACACCAACACGGTACACAGATTTGAAGATCGCTTGGAAGTATAAGCTTGCTGACGAGCGTGGGCAAGAAGGTGGCAAGCTGCCCGAACAGGGACCAGGGGACTACACTGCCCAGTTCGACATTACAACACGGATGATCCCAGCTGCCTCGGTCCCAGGGGAGATCACGATGATCAACCCTGTTCAACAGTCTGTACAGACTGTGTTGGCACAATTGGAGGCCGTACTTCAGAGACACCGCGGGTCCCTTGTCCGGATCCTTGCCCCGCAGTTCCTACACCCTGCAGCGTACCCTCCGGGTGCGTTTGCCCCCTCGTACGCGGTGGCACTCGTTCACGGATTACAAAGCACACTGAGGAAGCATTCGGGCCAGTGTGTCCTTATGGCGAGTACTCCGCGGGACATTCTTTCCCCCATGCTTGCATGCCAGATTGAGAACTTGTTTGATGGTGTCATTGATTTAGATCCGTTCCCACAGGATATGTTACAGTACTTGGAGAAAATATACAGGGCACAACCTGGGAAAGTGCAACATGGGTTACTCCACGTCACTAAACTGCCCGTGTTGAGTGCGTACGGTGAGATGCACGAACGTAGATCCCACTGGGCGTTCAAGAACGGCAAGAAACGGTTTGAGATCGAGGAGTGGTCCATCCCCGTGGACGACGATGCGGCAGGCGAGACTCCCGCGGCGTCGACGTCCtcatcaacagcatcaCCAACAGCATCGACAGCAGCATCGACCACGGACCGACCCGCGCAGTCCACGAAGCACTCCATCGAGTACTGA
- the GLR1 gene encoding glutathione-disulfide reductase GLR1 (similar to Saccharomyces cerevisiae GLR1 (YPL091W); ancestral locus Anc_8.568), translating into MSSAIKKHYDYIVIGGGSGGVASSRRAASYGAKTLLIEGKALGGTCVNVGCVPKKVMWYASDLATKVMDANEYGLFQQFPLTRENLTFNWPQFKEKRDAYIHRLNGIYERNLTKEGVDIAFGWAKFNKDGNVEVKNKDNTTDVYSADKILIATGGKPILPASTPGYEYGTDSDGFFRLEQQPKKVVVVGAGYIGIELAGVFHGLGTESHLVIRGETVLRKFDESIQHTVTDHYVDIGINVHKLSKVTKVTKDHTTNKLTVYLDNDEVIEDADEVIWTIGRKSLLGLGLDNVGVKLNERGQIIADEYQNTNVPNIYSLGDVVGKVELTPVAIAAGRKLANRLYGPEQFKNDKLDYTNVPSVVFSHPEAGSIGLSEDDAVAKYGKENIKIYNTKFTAMYYAMVTEKSPTRYKLICAGPEEKVVGLHIVGDSSAEILQGFGVAVKMGATKADFDNCVAIHPTSAEEIVTLR; encoded by the coding sequence ATGAGCAGTGCCATCAAGAAACACTACGACTACATTGTCATTGGGGGAGGGTCCGGTGGTGTGGCCTCCTCCAGGAGAGCCGCCTCGTACGGGGCCAAGACTCTGCTGATAGAGGGGAAGGCCCTTGGAGGTACGTGTGTGAACGTTGGGTGTGTCCCCAAGAAGGTGATGTGGTACGCTTCTGACTTGGCGACGAAAGTGATGGACGCAAACGAGTACGGTCTGTTCCAACAGTTCCCTCTGACTAGGGAGAACTTGACCTTCAATTGGCCGCAATTCAAGGAGAAGAGGGACGCGTACATCCACAGATTGAACGGGATCTACGAGCGGAACTTGACCAAGGAGGGCGTCGATATCGCTTTCGGGTGGGccaagttcaacaaggaCGGCAACGTCGAGGTCAAGAACAAGGACAACACGACGGACGTCTACTCCGCGGACAAGATCCTGATTGCCACGGGTGGGAAGCCCATCCTACCTGCGTCGACCCCCGGGTACGAGTACGGGACGGACTCGGACGGGTTCTTCCGTTTGGAACAGCAGCCCAAGAAGGTTGTCGTTGTCGGTGCTGGGTACATCGGGATCGAGCTCGCCGGTGTATTCCACGGACTGGGCACGGAATCGCACCTTGTCATTAGGGGTGAGACTGTGTTGCGTAAATTCGACGAGTCCATCCAGCACACCGTCACGGACCATTACGTCGACATCGGGATCAACGTCCACAAGCTGTCTAAAGTGACAAAAGTCACCAAGGACCACACGACCAACAAGTTGACGGTCTACCTGGACAACGACGAGGTCATCGAGGACGCCGACGAAGTGATTTGGACTATTGGCCGGAAGTCTCTACTCGGACTAGGGCTGGACAACGTCGGCGTCAAGCTCAACGAGAGGGGCCAAATCATCGCTGATGAGTACCAGAACACTAACGTTCCCAACATCTACTCCCTGGGTGACGTCGTCGGGAAAGTGGAATTGACCCCAGTCGCCATCGCTGCCGGCAGAAAGTTGGCCAACAGATTGTACGGCCCAGAGCAGTTCAAAAACGACAAATTGGACTACACAAACGTCCCAAGTGTCGTCTTTTCCCACCCAGAAGCCGGGTCCATCGGGTTGAGCGAGGACGACGCTGTTGCCAAGTACGGCAAGGAGAACATCAAAATCTACAACACCAAATTCACGGCCATGTACTACGCCATGGTCACGGAGAAATCCCCCACCAGATACAAGCTGATCTGTGCCGGTCCAGAGGAGAAGGTCGTCGGGCTGCACATTGTCGGGGACTCCTCTGCTGAGATCCTGCAAGGGTTCGGTGTTGCAGTTAAGATGGGGGCCACCAAGGCAGACTTCGACAACTGTGTCGCGATCCACCCAACCAGCGCGGAAGAAATCGTCACTCTAAGATGA
- the SSU1 gene encoding Ssu1p (similar to Saccharomyces cerevisiae SSU1 (YPL092W); ancestral locus Anc_8.569), translating into MVSLGSRFIGQFEPFMFIYVMGTGISSDILYRFPYYGRWLRVCSYIMFALACLIFVSLQVLCVVHLWHYTRRHSFSAYVDEFVRNTRKSVFWGTYPMGLVTIINYLFNLTQIGSISQGDSRRLMIFVYALWWYDIAVSIVIAWGLSFVMWHKYYFPEGLGKGEKGHEKVAAEYLKSTLLLAVIPLVVAASSSSIWVMSGLFGRTFNRNIQLLTMVITVLIWLHAILFVAVLVFIYFWSLYLFKIPPMAQVFTLFLVLGPMGQGAFGILLVSDNVLLYTQQYYPVPGAASGGTLSTAEDVLLLAVPWCFKVLGLIYALALLAVGYFFTIICIIAMLSYRKHKEINAAGKPRRIYNFHTGFWGMTFPMGTMSLGSDEVYIQYNKYVPMRAFRVVSAIYGTTCILWTIFCVVNTVFLYGRRGFRTVRAKRDHRETESKAPSPFTPSTLAPSIVSSLASPDASSASTLHQESIEELC; encoded by the coding sequence ATGGTCTCGCTCGGTTCCCGGTTTATAGGGCAGTTTGAGCCCTTCATGTTCATATACGTCATGGGCACTGGGATCAGTTCCGATATACTGTACAGGTTCCCTTACTACGGGCGATGGCTGCGGGTCTGCTCGTACATCATGTTTGCCCTTGCGTGTCTCATATTTGTAAGCTTACAAGTGCTGTGTGTCGTGCACCTGTGGCACTACACAAGGAGGCACTCGTTCTCAGCGTATGTGGACGAGTTCGTGCGGAACACCCGTAAGAGTGTGTTCTGGGGCACGTACCCGATGGGGCTCGtcaccatcatcaactACTTGTTCAACCTGACGCAGATCGGGTCCATCTCGCAGGGGGATTCCCGTAGGCTTATGATCTTCGTGTACGCACTGTGGTGGTACGACATCGCAGTGTCCATAGTCATCGCTTGGGGGCTCTCCTTCGTCATGTGGCACAAGTACTACTTCCCTGAGGGGTTGGGCAAGGGCGAGAAGGGTCACGAGAAGGTCGCCGCGGAGTACCTGAAGAGTACGCTTCTTCTCGCGGTCATCCCATTGGTCGTCGCagcgtcgtcgtcctcgatATGGGTCATGTCGGGACTCTTCGGCAGGACTTTTAACAGGAATATACAGTTGCTCACCATGGTCATTACGGTGCTCATCTGGCTCCACGCAATCCTGTTCGTTGCCGTGCTCGTGTTCATATACTTCTGGTCACTGTACCTTTTCAAGATTCCGCCGATGGCACAGGTGTTCACACTGTTCCTCGTGTTGGGGCCCATGGGACAAGGCGCATTTGGTATCCTGCTCGTCTCGGACAACGTGCTCCTGTACACGCAGCAGTACTATCCTGTGCCAGGTGCCGCCAGCGGTGGGACCCTTTCCACGGCAGAGGATGTACTCTTGCTTGCGGTCCCCTGGTGTTTCAAAGTATTGGGACTCATCTACGCGCTAGCATTGCTAGCCGTCGGGTACTTCTTCACGATCATCTGCATCATCGCAATGCTCTCCTACAGGAAGCACAAGGAGATAAACGCAGCTGGGAAGCCGCGCAGGATATACAACTTCCACACCGGGTTCTGGGGGATGACTTTCCCAATGGGCACCATGTCGCTCGGGTCCGACGAGGTGTACATCCAGTACAACAAATACGTCCCAATGCGCGCATTCAGGGTCGTCAGCGCGATCTACGGCACCACTTGCATTCTGTGGACGATCTTCTGTGTCGTGAACACTGTCTTCCTCTACGGCAGGCGCGGTTTCAGGACTGTTAGGGCCAAGAGGGACCACAGGGAGACAGAATCGAAGGCACCCTCGCCGTTCACACCATCTACGCTCGCACCGTCCATCGTGTCGTCGCTTGCATCACCAGACGCATCATCAGCGTCGACCCTGCATCAAGAATCCATCGAGGAACTCTGCTAA
- the RPS6A gene encoding 40S ribosomal protein eS6 (similar to Saccharomyces cerevisiae RPS6B (YBR181C) and RPS6A (YPL090C); ancestral locus Anc_8.567), with protein sequence MKLNISYPVNGTQKCIEVDDEHRVRVFYDKRIGQEIEGEAIGDEFKGYVFKISGGNDKQGFPMKQGVLLPTRIKLLLAKGTSCYRPRRVGERKRKSVRGAIVGPDLAVLSLVIVKKGEQEFEGVTNDTVAKRLGPKRANNIRKFFGLSKEDDVRDFVVRREVTKGEKTYTKAPKIQRLVTPQRLTKKEIPKILKVKNAQATKRRLLTDYAQLLAKRLAEKKAEKAEIRKRRASSLKA encoded by the coding sequence ATGAAGTTGAACATTTCCTACCCAGTTAACGGTACCCAGAAGTGTATCGAAGTCGATGACGAACACCGTGTCCGTGTTTTCTACGACAAAAGAATCGGTCAAGAGATTGAAGGTGAAGCCATTGGTGACGAATTCAAGGGTTACGTCTTCAAGATCTCCGGTGGTAACGACAAGCAAGGTTTCCCAATGAAGCAAGGTGTTTTGTTGCCAACCAGAATCAAGTTGCTCCTAGCCAAGGGCACTTCCTGTTACAGACCAAGACGTGTCGgtgaaagaaagagaaagtcCGTCAGAGGTGCCATTGTTGGCCCAGATCTAGCTGTCTTGTCCCTTGTCATCGTCAAGAAGGGTGAACAAGAATTCGAAGGTGTCACCAACGACACCGTCGCCAAGAGACTAGGTCCAAAGAGAGCCAACAACATCAGAAAGTTCTTCGGTCTATCCAAGGAGGACGATGTTCGTGACTTCGTTGTCAGAAGAGAGGTCACCAAGGGTGAAAAGACCTACACCAAGGCTCCAAAGATCCAAAGATTGGTTACTCCACAAAGATTGACAAAGAAAGAGATTCCAAAGATCTTGAAGGTCAAGAACGCTCAAGCTACAAAGAGAAGACTGCTGACCGACTACGCCCAATTGTTGGCCAAGAGATTGGCTGAGAAGAAGGCTGAAAAGGCTGAGatcagaaagagaagagcttcttctttgaaggcTTAA